The Desulfitobacterium chlororespirans DSM 11544 genome contains a region encoding:
- a CDS encoding methyl-accepting chemotaxis protein translates to MMNLAVQSDEELLAAYAAILSRLKELIKEDLMVIITDNTHILYFYPGYKLNGSHMQLVGLELPADDDLGRCVRTGESNTELRPKEAFGVPFLAMTTPIQNSRGEIIGCVSIGRSMEKEANLEEASQSLAASLQEVNAGLEEIASGSQILSSKINSVVRSANDSAVKIKEVNQVIRAIADVSAHSNLLGLNAAIEAARAGEQGRGFAVVAEEMRTLAAQSKDSAKMVTEILTQMKDSIESILWEVDQINGIAGNQAASTQEITAALEEISDNSQALVEHAKIKIEKH, encoded by the coding sequence ATGATGAACTTAGCTGTGCAAAGTGATGAGGAACTGTTGGCGGCTTATGCGGCAATATTATCACGACTGAAAGAACTGATCAAAGAAGACCTGATGGTAATAATAACCGACAACACCCATATTCTATATTTTTATCCCGGATACAAACTGAATGGGTCCCATATGCAGCTGGTCGGCCTCGAATTACCTGCGGACGATGATCTGGGCCGGTGTGTCAGAACCGGAGAATCCAATACGGAGTTGCGCCCCAAAGAAGCCTTTGGTGTTCCTTTCTTGGCCATGACCACCCCCATTCAAAACAGCCGGGGGGAAATAATCGGCTGTGTATCGATTGGGCGGAGTATGGAAAAAGAGGCCAATCTGGAGGAAGCATCACAAAGCCTGGCTGCCAGCCTCCAGGAGGTGAATGCCGGCCTGGAGGAGATCGCCTCCGGTTCCCAGATACTTTCGTCTAAAATTAACAGCGTGGTACGCTCGGCCAATGACTCTGCGGTAAAAATTAAAGAAGTCAATCAGGTCATCCGTGCCATTGCCGATGTATCCGCCCATTCCAACCTGCTGGGTTTAAACGCCGCCATTGAAGCCGCCCGCGCCGGAGAGCAAGGGCGGGGCTTCGCCGTTGTGGCGGAGGAGATGCGGACCCTTGCTGCTCAAAGCAAAGATTCGGCGAAAATGGTTACAGAAATACTCACCCAGATGAAGGATTCCATCGAGAGCATCCTTTGGGAAGTTGATCAAATCAACGGTATTGCCGGAAATCAAGCGGCCTCTACCCAAGAGATTACAGCGGCCCTGGAGGAAATAAGCGACAATTCTCAAGCTTTAGTAGAACACGCTAAGATTAAGATCGAGAAGCACTGA
- a CDS encoding sigma-54 interaction domain-containing protein translates to MQAKSFNLKKFDDVLNQMIVPNFQQAPLWDVDNRPMTKDRWEATVRCKKSLLDGDLDAVMTSEYPRTEIKKIWIESYKLGLRPSDKTHDPEEDMLRNENLMPFAQIVFPTIHDLGDFNKIPIFMNIHDRQGTFFFQKTASGIESYFVQEFLFSNEPREIRKSGLTSHLLCKRSMCPAVLLGPEHYLESDLNINSASAPIFDAKGNLDAIITLAYRETGIPWEKDAAEKVSTILTQVLLLAHRIQTSIRPPAERAVLVAREEIPCPDLTSDPPIIVVDPAGMIMGINPAGRRFFPTLPTDGQAGNIRRYLPANSQLLPLIQTQAQGIISEVIGSPPTTGLYSVQIRPFEAAGRSCSILLFANAQESGQTAAPGKYLPSADCFNSLIGESYAFRNAIDQAVCFANSNGNILLTGESGTGKELFAKAIHNCQDRKGPFVAINCAAIPRELISSELFGYASGSFTGGDRKGRKGKIEMADGGTLFLDEIGDMPYELQAVLLRVLQDKQVTRIGDHVSHQIEFNLITATNRNLKDLMESGQFRPDLFYRISMFPINIPPLRDRKGDIKLFVSYFMDSCGQNNPEALSISHEALRILEEYDWPGNVRQLENVILYMMTIAKSRNSKVLLPEHIPNIVLQSSPPSFAPGEAMDTEKAEAYGTIHQVEKVMLEKVLKEFNHDIPLVAEILGVSKSTVYRKIKRYNLA, encoded by the coding sequence ATGCAAGCGAAGTCGTTTAATCTAAAAAAATTCGATGACGTATTGAACCAAATGATCGTTCCCAATTTTCAGCAAGCGCCTCTGTGGGATGTGGACAACCGGCCGATGACCAAAGACCGTTGGGAGGCTACCGTTCGCTGTAAGAAGTCCCTGCTGGACGGAGACCTCGATGCCGTAATGACCTCTGAATATCCGCGCACCGAGATCAAAAAAATTTGGATCGAATCCTACAAGCTGGGCTTACGGCCATCAGATAAGACCCATGATCCAGAGGAGGATATGCTGAGAAACGAAAATCTCATGCCCTTTGCCCAGATTGTCTTTCCCACCATTCATGATCTCGGGGATTTCAATAAGATTCCCATCTTTATGAACATTCACGACCGGCAGGGAACTTTCTTTTTTCAAAAGACAGCAAGCGGTATCGAGTCTTATTTTGTTCAGGAGTTTCTTTTTAGCAATGAACCCAGAGAAATCCGCAAGAGCGGCCTGACGTCCCACCTGCTCTGTAAACGTTCCATGTGTCCGGCAGTATTGCTGGGGCCCGAGCATTATTTGGAGAGCGATCTCAATATCAACAGTGCTTCCGCCCCGATTTTTGACGCTAAGGGCAATCTCGATGCCATTATTACCCTGGCTTATCGGGAAACGGGAATTCCCTGGGAAAAGGATGCTGCGGAGAAAGTGTCCACCATCCTGACTCAAGTGCTGTTATTGGCACACCGGATTCAGACCAGTATCCGCCCCCCTGCGGAGAGAGCCGTTCTTGTTGCCCGGGAAGAAATCCCTTGCCCCGACCTGACCAGCGATCCGCCCATTATTGTCGTTGACCCGGCAGGAATGATCATGGGCATTAATCCGGCGGGCCGCCGCTTTTTTCCGACCCTGCCCACCGATGGTCAAGCCGGCAATATCAGAAGGTATCTTCCCGCCAATTCCCAACTCCTTCCTCTTATCCAAACTCAGGCACAAGGGATCATCAGCGAAGTGATTGGTTCCCCGCCGACCACCGGGCTTTATTCTGTTCAGATCAGGCCTTTTGAAGCGGCGGGCAGGTCCTGTTCGATTCTGCTTTTTGCCAATGCCCAAGAGTCCGGCCAAACTGCGGCTCCGGGCAAATACTTACCGTCTGCCGATTGTTTCAACAGCTTGATTGGCGAGAGCTATGCTTTCCGCAACGCCATTGATCAGGCTGTGTGCTTCGCCAACTCCAATGGCAATATTCTGCTGACCGGGGAAAGCGGTACCGGCAAAGAATTGTTTGCCAAGGCCATTCACAACTGTCAGGATCGAAAAGGGCCCTTTGTGGCCATCAACTGTGCGGCAATTCCTCGTGAGCTGATCAGCAGTGAATTGTTTGGCTATGCTTCCGGCTCTTTTACCGGCGGCGACAGGAAAGGGCGCAAGGGAAAAATCGAAATGGCTGATGGGGGTACCTTATTTTTGGATGAAATCGGCGATATGCCCTATGAACTGCAAGCGGTTCTATTGCGCGTTCTCCAGGATAAGCAGGTCACGCGGATCGGTGATCATGTCTCCCATCAGATTGAATTCAATTTGATCACGGCCACCAACCGCAACCTTAAGGATCTGATGGAGAGCGGCCAGTTTCGTCCCGACCTCTTCTACAGAATCTCCATGTTTCCCATCAATATCCCGCCCTTACGGGACCGCAAAGGGGATATCAAGCTGTTTGTCTCTTATTTTATGGACAGCTGCGGGCAAAACAATCCGGAAGCACTGTCTATTTCCCATGAAGCCCTCCGGATCCTGGAGGAATACGATTGGCCAGGCAACGTGCGGCAACTGGAGAATGTCATCCTATATATGATGACCATAGCCAAAAGCCGGAACAGCAAGGTTCTCCTGCCGGAACATATCCCCAATATTGTCCTCCAGTCATCTCCGCCCTCCTTTGCGCCGGGAGAGGCAATGGATACTGAAAAAGCGGAGGCTTATGGCACCATTCATCAAGTGGAGAAAGTCATGCTGGAAAAAGTGCTGAAAGAATTCAATCACGACATTCCCTTAGTGGCTGAAATATTAGGGGTAAGCAAATCAACAGTCTACCGCAAGATTAAACGATATAATCTGGCCTAA
- a CDS encoding MFS transporter, translated as MNSQPNKTLGPLVAIMSMFIFIPDFFIISSILSKISESYPHISMAGITYLLTSVSLAQMAGALVTGVVLGRRLSFRGLSLIAIGIYVIFGGMPFFFSMSFGALMFTRVVFGLGLGCWLPICQSYIAKMYDDEAKRADILGLGMALFNVGLIVGIMAGGILGALNWRYTFAFYLLGSISFVLVALFMKEPVNEAAGQKAKLHIPKEAFGIMGFFVLAQLIFGVFSSYISYVVAEIQGTPILASTMMTAFSIACIVIALCFGPLYRLVKQYILLLASALVVISYALLYLGGLSASIPLLFLGAVCCGLATNMCSTGVAMMLSIAVPQAAVAAAMSASIICMNVGTFLTSPFLQIISIAAGEGAPAYTAYLAALLLAVVLLIVAVPFSTKLRRAAKAKETTPAA; from the coding sequence ATGAACTCTCAACCCAACAAGACATTAGGACCCCTTGTGGCCATCATGTCGATGTTCATCTTTATCCCGGATTTCTTCATCATCTCAAGCATTCTCAGCAAAATCTCCGAATCTTATCCCCACATTTCCATGGCCGGTATTACCTATTTGCTCACCTCGGTCAGTCTGGCCCAGATGGCCGGGGCCCTGGTAACGGGGGTGGTGCTGGGGCGCAGGCTTTCCTTCCGGGGGCTGTCCCTCATTGCCATTGGGATCTACGTGATCTTCGGGGGAATGCCTTTCTTCTTCTCTATGTCTTTCGGGGCGCTGATGTTTACCCGGGTTGTCTTTGGCTTGGGTCTGGGCTGCTGGCTTCCCATCTGCCAGTCCTATATTGCCAAAATGTACGACGATGAAGCTAAGCGGGCCGATATCCTCGGTCTTGGCATGGCCCTCTTCAATGTGGGGCTGATCGTCGGCATTATGGCCGGAGGTATCCTGGGCGCATTGAATTGGCGTTATACCTTCGCCTTTTATCTCCTCGGCAGTATTTCCTTTGTTTTAGTAGCCCTCTTTATGAAAGAACCGGTCAATGAAGCGGCAGGCCAAAAAGCAAAGCTGCACATCCCCAAGGAAGCTTTCGGAATTATGGGCTTTTTCGTATTGGCTCAGTTGATCTTTGGGGTGTTTTCTTCTTATATCAGTTATGTGGTAGCGGAAATCCAAGGTACACCCATTCTGGCCAGCACCATGATGACCGCCTTCAGCATCGCCTGCATTGTGATCGCTCTCTGCTTCGGCCCATTGTACCGCCTGGTCAAGCAGTATATCCTCCTGCTTGCTTCAGCCCTTGTGGTCATCAGCTATGCCCTGCTTTATCTTGGCGGCCTTTCCGCTTCTATTCCCTTGTTATTTTTAGGGGCGGTGTGCTGCGGGCTGGCTACGAACATGTGCAGCACGGGGGTTGCTATGATGTTAAGCATCGCGGTGCCCCAGGCTGCTGTCGCCGCTGCCATGAGTGCCTCTATCATTTGTATGAATGTGGGAACCTTTCTCACCAGCCCTTTTCTGCAAATCATCTCCATAGCTGCCGGTGAGGGCGCTCCCGCCTATACAGCCTATCTGGCCGCCCTTCTGCTGGCCGTCGTCCTCCTGATCGTCGCGGTTCCTTTCAGCACCAAACTCAGACGGGCTGCCAAAGCCAAGGAAACTACGCCCGCTGCTTAA
- a CDS encoding methyl-accepting chemotaxis protein: protein MKWVENIKTVYKLGILVIIAFFSLGSVGFTGYYDLKIANDNLQTMYEERLIPVKIAYDTRSDIRAMNGFLLESMLTADRGKNQTLLDSIQEKGQGIEDKLSQLEDLSLDPQSQELFLKIKASHKQYDQTKNQIVAFARANLNDKAYNLYETSGGHLSDQLVEDMRALGEYYAGLSLQASLDYEASFKHTLWFMGAIVAAALFLLAGSGYIIASSITKPLGTMVEVCNDFAAGDFRDKQRRSGAGREDEIGLLYQALAAMQNNLRPLIKGISTSAEQVAASSQELTASSEQSAQAAGQVAASISQIALGAEQQLAAANETAAVVGQMTLNMQEIAAKANQVTSQSSHANDQANQGITTVEKAVAQMTQIEGTVNSSADVVAKLGRRSQEIGEIVDTISGIAAQTNLLALNAAIEAARAGEQGRGFAVVADEVRKLAEQSQEAARQIALLISEIQADTEQAVAAMNHGTREVKAGTEAVDAAGQSFREIAHLVTQVSGQLQEIATGLQAMDSDGRQIFSSVQSIDQISNTTASETQTVSAATEEQLASMEEIASSSQSLSELAQNLQNEIARFKY, encoded by the coding sequence ATGAAATGGGTGGAAAATATAAAAACCGTTTACAAGTTGGGGATTCTTGTCATCATTGCCTTCTTTTCCTTAGGTTCCGTCGGATTTACAGGCTATTACGATCTGAAAATTGCCAATGATAATTTGCAGACAATGTATGAAGAGCGCTTAATCCCGGTAAAGATCGCCTACGATACCCGTTCCGATATCCGGGCTATGAACGGCTTCCTTTTGGAATCAATGCTGACCGCTGATCGGGGCAAAAATCAAACCCTTCTGGACTCTATTCAGGAAAAAGGGCAGGGAATTGAAGATAAGCTCAGCCAACTGGAGGACCTGAGCCTGGATCCGCAAAGCCAAGAGTTGTTTCTGAAGATTAAAGCCTCCCATAAACAATACGACCAAACCAAAAATCAGATCGTTGCCTTTGCCAGGGCAAATCTCAATGACAAGGCCTATAACCTCTATGAAACCTCCGGTGGTCATCTGTCAGACCAATTAGTGGAAGATATGCGGGCTCTGGGAGAATACTACGCCGGCCTTTCCCTCCAGGCCAGTCTGGACTATGAAGCAAGCTTTAAACATACTTTGTGGTTTATGGGAGCCATTGTTGCCGCCGCCCTCTTCTTGCTGGCAGGAAGCGGCTATATCATCGCTTCTTCCATAACCAAACCCCTGGGGACAATGGTCGAAGTCTGCAATGATTTTGCTGCCGGAGATTTCCGGGATAAACAGCGGAGAAGCGGTGCCGGTAGAGAGGATGAGATTGGCCTGTTGTACCAGGCCTTAGCCGCCATGCAGAATAATCTCCGTCCTTTGATCAAAGGAATCTCCACCTCCGCGGAACAGGTAGCGGCCTCCAGCCAGGAGCTTACGGCCAGTTCGGAGCAATCCGCCCAGGCGGCAGGGCAAGTGGCCGCCTCCATTTCCCAGATCGCCTTAGGAGCCGAACAGCAATTGGCAGCTGCCAATGAAACGGCTGCCGTCGTCGGGCAAATGACCCTGAACATGCAGGAAATCGCCGCCAAAGCCAATCAGGTGACCTCCCAGTCCAGCCATGCCAATGACCAGGCCAATCAAGGCATCACCACTGTGGAAAAGGCGGTAGCCCAGATGACTCAAATCGAGGGCACAGTCAATTCCTCTGCCGATGTGGTCGCCAAGCTGGGCAGACGGTCTCAGGAAATCGGGGAGATTGTGGACACCATTTCCGGAATTGCGGCCCAGACCAATCTTCTGGCCCTCAACGCCGCTATCGAAGCGGCCCGGGCCGGAGAGCAAGGCCGGGGCTTTGCCGTAGTGGCCGATGAAGTTCGCAAGCTTGCCGAGCAGTCCCAAGAAGCGGCCCGGCAAATCGCCCTCCTGATCAGCGAGATTCAAGCCGATACTGAACAAGCCGTTGCGGCCATGAATCACGGAACCCGGGAAGTCAAAGCAGGGACGGAGGCGGTGGATGCCGCAGGCCAGTCCTTCCGGGAGATCGCCCACCTGGTAACCCAGGTCTCAGGCCAATTGCAGGAGATCGCCACAGGTCTTCAGGCCATGGATTCCGACGGCCGGCAAATCTTCAGCTCTGTGCAAAGCATCGACCAAATCAGCAATACTACGGCATCCGAAACTCAGACCGTCTCCGCTGCCACTGAGGAACAACTGGCCTCCATGGAGGAGATCGCCTCTTCCAGCCAATCCTTATCCGAACTCGCTCAAAATCTGCAAAATGAGATCGCCAGATTTAAATACTAG
- a CDS encoding MDR family MFS transporter, which produces MSIKKTPLIISLMLSMFLAAVEGTIVTMATPTIAKDLQGFEFISLVFSVYLLTSALSTPAYGKLADLYGRKNILSVGIIIFLAGSFLCGLAQSMVMLIVFRAIQGLGAGAIFTVSFTIIGDVFSLAERAKIQGALSTVWGIASLVGPFFGGFLIDVLSWHWIFFINIPFGLLSVILLQSSLKETFAKKNPSIDYAGTLTLSLAIVVFLSIFLFDRSASPYPSLWVAGLLLLTFFLLYAFYKIEKKAAEPIIPFAIFTRTTILVNLISFLIYAVLMGVNVYLPIYLQNILGYRPTAAGLAMLPMSVSWLIVSFILGKLLVRYGGKNVILASNAVLLLSTLLLFTLGINTPLPIILAYGFIMGIGFGGASAALTIIVQDSAEYSQRGAAVGTNSLLRTLGQTIGISVFGTIFNLYITKYFTQQGIEGINPGNLYQPDLSHTALAAEQITLSLNSSMHVLFTAFIIITLLSMILAMTMPGRKKEAKA; this is translated from the coding sequence ATGAGTATAAAAAAAACACCTTTGATTATATCCCTTATGCTGTCTATGTTTTTAGCGGCGGTTGAGGGAACGATTGTTACGATGGCTACGCCCACTATCGCCAAGGATTTGCAGGGATTTGAATTCATCAGCCTGGTTTTTTCGGTGTATTTATTAACGTCGGCCTTATCGACACCGGCTTATGGCAAACTTGCCGATTTGTACGGCAGGAAAAACATCCTCTCCGTCGGCATTATCATATTTTTGGCGGGCAGCTTTTTATGCGGATTAGCCCAGAGTATGGTTATGCTGATTGTCTTTCGTGCCATTCAGGGGCTGGGAGCGGGCGCTATATTTACGGTTTCCTTTACCATCATCGGCGATGTTTTTTCACTGGCGGAAAGAGCAAAGATACAGGGGGCCTTAAGCACGGTATGGGGAATCGCCAGTCTTGTCGGTCCGTTTTTCGGCGGATTTTTAATCGATGTGCTTTCCTGGCACTGGATCTTTTTTATCAATATTCCCTTTGGGCTGCTGTCAGTCATTCTGCTGCAAAGCTCCTTGAAGGAAACCTTTGCCAAGAAGAACCCCAGCATCGATTATGCCGGGACGCTTACCCTATCCTTAGCCATCGTGGTCTTCTTAAGCATCTTTTTATTCGATCGGAGCGCTTCACCCTATCCCTCTTTATGGGTGGCCGGGCTGCTCCTGTTGACGTTCTTTCTGCTTTATGCATTTTATAAAATCGAGAAAAAAGCGGCGGAACCCATCATTCCTTTTGCGATCTTTACCAGAACGACGATCCTGGTCAATCTGATTTCCTTCCTGATCTATGCCGTGCTCATGGGCGTCAATGTTTATCTGCCCATTTACTTGCAGAATATTTTGGGATACCGTCCCACAGCCGCCGGTTTAGCCATGCTGCCCATGTCGGTGTCCTGGTTGATCGTCTCCTTTATCCTGGGCAAGCTGTTGGTCCGGTATGGAGGGAAGAATGTTATTCTGGCCTCCAATGCGGTGCTGCTGCTCAGTACCCTGCTGCTGTTCACGCTGGGAATAAATACTCCCCTGCCCATCATTCTCGCCTATGGCTTTATTATGGGGATCGGCTTCGGCGGAGCCAGTGCGGCCTTAACCATCATCGTTCAGGATTCGGCAGAGTACAGCCAAAGAGGAGCCGCGGTCGGAACCAATTCCTTGCTCAGAACTCTGGGCCAGACCATCGGCATCAGTGTGTTCGGGACTATTTTTAACCTGTATATTACTAAATATTTTACCCAGCAAGGCATAGAAGGGATCAATCCGGGCAACCTTTATCAGCCTGACCTATCCCATACCGCCCTTGCGGCGGAGCAAATAACCCTCTCCTTAAACAGTTCCATGCATGTCCTGTTTACCGCGTTTATTATCATTACCCTGCTGTCCATGATCTTAGCTATGACCATGCCTGGAAGGAAAAAAGAAGCGAAAGCCTGA
- a CDS encoding ATP-dependent Clp protease proteolytic subunit, which yields MEVNMNHLVPMVIEQTSRGERSCDIFSRLLNDRVVMLNGMVTNESASLIIAQMLFLESADCDKDIHFYINSPGGSVTDGLAIMDTMNYIKCDVSTISIGQSGSAASLLLAAGAKGKRFALANSEVLIHQPSLSGGLQGQTTDIKIHSDWLIKTKEKLNETYSRLTGQPLEKIQKDMERDYYMTAGQAQDYGLIDKIL from the coding sequence ATGGAGGTTAATATGAACCATCTTGTACCTATGGTAATCGAACAAACATCCCGCGGGGAACGCTCTTGTGATATTTTTTCCAGACTGCTGAATGACCGCGTCGTCATGCTTAATGGCATGGTAACCAATGAATCAGCAAGCTTGATTATCGCCCAAATGCTTTTTCTGGAATCTGCCGACTGTGATAAGGATATCCATTTCTACATTAACAGCCCCGGTGGTTCCGTAACGGACGGATTGGCCATTATGGATACGATGAACTATATCAAATGCGATGTTTCCACCATCAGCATAGGCCAATCGGGGAGTGCCGCCTCCTTGCTGCTGGCAGCAGGGGCGAAAGGCAAACGCTTTGCCTTGGCAAACAGTGAAGTGCTGATTCATCAGCCGTCACTATCCGGCGGGCTCCAGGGACAGACCACCGATATAAAAATCCATAGTGACTGGCTGATCAAAACCAAGGAGAAGCTGAATGAGACCTATAGCAGGCTTACAGGCCAGCCTCTGGAAAAAATCCAAAAGGATATGGAGAGAGATTATTATATGACGGCTGGGCAGGCCCAGGACTATGGATTGATTGACAAAATCCTGTGA
- a CDS encoding helix-turn-helix transcriptional regulator, translated as MDYRSKVYDSLDYIEENLDDRIDLEDLARKAYLSKYYYHRLFHKVTGESVTRYITRRRMEKAAEELVGTEQPIIDIALKYQYASQESFTRAFMRIYGLAPGKYRKMYGGRKINKVIQFGSGNTIMNRAA; from the coding sequence ATGGATTATCGCTCCAAAGTGTATGATTCCCTTGACTATATTGAAGAAAATCTGGATGACAGGATTGACCTTGAGGATCTTGCCCGGAAAGCCTACCTGTCGAAATACTACTATCACAGGCTTTTTCACAAAGTAACAGGCGAATCCGTCACCAGATATATAACCAGGAGGCGGATGGAGAAGGCTGCCGAGGAGCTTGTTGGGACAGAGCAGCCCATCATTGATATCGCCCTGAAATATCAGTATGCTTCTCAGGAATCCTTTACGCGAGCCTTTATGAGGATCTATGGACTGGCACCCGGGAAATACCGGAAAATGTACGGAGGAAGAAAAATCAATAAGGTTATCCAATTCGGCTCTGGCAATACAATTATGAATAGGGCTGCGTAA